One genomic segment of Strix aluco isolate bStrAlu1 chromosome 7, bStrAlu1.hap1, whole genome shotgun sequence includes these proteins:
- the PAPSS2 gene encoding bifunctional 3'-phosphoadenosine 5'-phosphosulfate synthase 2 isoform X2, whose translation MSSRQQTESTNVVYQAHHVSRSKRGQVVGTRGGFRGCTVWLTGLSGAGKTTIGFALEEYLVSHGIPCYSLDGDNVRHGLNKNLGFSAGDREENIRRIAEVARLFADAGLVCITSFISPFTKDRQNARKIHEAAGLPFFEIFVDAPLNICESRDVKGLYKKARAGEIKGFTGIDSKYEKPESPELVLKTNVASVSECIQQVVELLQTQNIVPHGSIKDVLELFVPENKLDSVRAEAEMLPSVEITKLDLQWVQVLGEGWATPLTGFMREAEYLQVIHFGTLLNDGVVNLSIPIVLPISTDDKKRLEGCEALALSYAGRRVAVLRSPEYFEHRKEERCARVWGTTCAKHPHVKMVMESGDWLVGGDLLVLERIKWNDGLDQYRLTPLALKQKFREMNADAVFAFQLRNPVHNGHALLMQDTRRQLLERGYKNPVLLLHPLGGWTKDDDVPLDWRMKQHAAVLEEQVLDPKSTVVAIFPSPMLYAGPTEVQWHCRARMIAGANFYIVGRDPAGMPHPETKKDLYEPTQGGKVLSMAPGLTSVEIIPFRVAAYNKLKKAMDFYDPKRHDEFDFISGTRMRKLAREGENPPDGFMAPKAWKVLTTYYQSLEKKN comes from the exons GAATCAACCAATGTGGTTTACCAAGCCCATCACGTCAGCAGGAGTAAGAGAGGACAAGTCGTCGGTACCAGGGGTGGATTTCGAGGCTGCACGGTTTGGCTAACAG GCCTTTCTGGAGCTGGCAAGACAACCATTGGCTTTGCTCTGGAAGAGTACTTGGTCTCTCATGGCATCCCTTGCTATTCCCTGGATGGTGATAACGTTCGTCATGGCTTGAATAAAAACCTGGGTTTCTCGGCTGGGGACCGCGAGGAGAACATCCGTCGCATCGCAGAGGTGGCCAGGCTGTTTGCTGATGCTGGGCTTGTCTGCATAACTAGTTTCATTTCTCCTTTCACAAAG GATCGTCAAAATGCACGGAAAATTCATGAGGCAGCCGGACttcctttctttgaaatatttgtagATGCTCCTCTAAATATTTGTGAAAGCAGAGATGTGAAGGGCCTGTACAAAAAGGCAAGAGCTGGAGAGATCAAAG GATTCACAGGGATTGACTCAAAGTATGAGAAGCCTGAATCTCCTGAACTAGTCTTGAAAACGAATGTTGCGTCAGTGTCTGAATGTATTCAGCAGGTTGTGGAGCTCCTCCAAACACAA aaCATCGTGCCCCATGGCTCAATTAAGGATGTTCTTGAGCTGTTTGTACCTGAAAACAAACTTGATAGTGTCCGAGCTGAAGCAGAGATGCTGCCGTCCGTAGAGATCACTAAG CTGGATCTGCAGTGGGTGCAGGTGCTGGGCGAAGGCTGGGCCACTCCGCTGACCGGCTTCATGCGCGAGGCAGAGTACTTGCAAGTGATCCATTTTGGCACCCTGCTGAATG ACGGCGTAGTCAACCTGAGCATCCCGATCGTGCTGCCGATCTCCACGGACGACAAGAAGCGCCTGGAGGGCTGCGAGGCGCTGGCGCTCAGCTACGCGGGGCGGAGGGTGGCGGTCCTGAGGAGCCCCGAGTACTTCGAGCACCGGAAGGAGGAGCGCTGCGCCCGCGTCTGGGGCACCACCTGCGCGAAACACCCCCACGTCAAA ATGGTGATGGAGAGCGGAGACTGGCTGGTTGGCGGAGACCTCCTTGTGCTGGAGAGGATCAAATGGAACGATGGGCTGGACCAGTACCGCCTGACACCGCTTGCTCTCAAGCAGAAGTTCAGAGAAATGAACGCTG ATGCTGTCTTTGCATTTCAGCTGCGCAACCCCGTCCACAACGGGCACGCCCTGCTCATGCAGGACACACGGCGCCAGCTTTTGGAGAGGGGTTACAAAAACCCCGTGCTTCTCCTGCACCCCCTGGGAGGATGGACCAAAGATGACGATGTCCCGCTGGACTGGCGCATGAAGCAGCACGCAGCGGTGCTGGAGGAGCAAGTCCTGGACCCCAAGTCGACCGTCGTTGCCATCTTCCCCTCTCCCATGCTCTACGCCGGCCCCACGGAG GTGCAGTGGCACTGCCGGGCTCGCATGATTGCTGGGGCCAATTTCTACATCGTGGGGCGCGACCCTGCAGGCATGCCTCACCCCGAGACTAAGAAGGACCTCTACGAGCCCACACAGGGAGGAAAGGTCCTCAGCATGGCGCCAGGCCTGACCTCAGTGGAAATCATCCCCTTCCGGGTGGCTGCttacaataaactgaaaaaggCCATGGATTTTTATGACCCGAAAAG GCATGACGAGTTTGACTTCATCTCGGGAACACGCATGAGAAAGCTTGCTCGTGAAGGTGAAAACCCACCAGACGGCTTCATGGCCCCCAAAGCTTGGAAAGTCCTAACCACGTACTACCAGTCGCTGGAGAAGAAGAATTAA
- the PAPSS2 gene encoding bifunctional 3'-phosphoadenosine 5'-phosphosulfate synthase 2 isoform X1 yields MSSRQQTESTNVVYQAHHVSRSKRGQVVGTRGGFRGCTVWLTGLSGAGKTTIGFALEEYLVSHGIPCYSLDGDNVRHGLNKNLGFSAGDREENIRRIAEVARLFADAGLVCITSFISPFTKDRQNARKIHEAAGLPFFEIFVDAPLNICESRDVKGLYKKARAGEIKGFTGIDSKYEKPESPELVLKTNVASVSECIQQVVELLQTQNIVPHGSIKDVLELFVPENKLDSVRAEAEMLPSVEITKLDLQWVQVLGEGWATPLTGFMREAEYLQVIHFGTLLNGRNRSVADGVVNLSIPIVLPISTDDKKRLEGCEALALSYAGRRVAVLRSPEYFEHRKEERCARVWGTTCAKHPHVKMVMESGDWLVGGDLLVLERIKWNDGLDQYRLTPLALKQKFREMNADAVFAFQLRNPVHNGHALLMQDTRRQLLERGYKNPVLLLHPLGGWTKDDDVPLDWRMKQHAAVLEEQVLDPKSTVVAIFPSPMLYAGPTEVQWHCRARMIAGANFYIVGRDPAGMPHPETKKDLYEPTQGGKVLSMAPGLTSVEIIPFRVAAYNKLKKAMDFYDPKRHDEFDFISGTRMRKLAREGENPPDGFMAPKAWKVLTTYYQSLEKKN; encoded by the exons GAATCAACCAATGTGGTTTACCAAGCCCATCACGTCAGCAGGAGTAAGAGAGGACAAGTCGTCGGTACCAGGGGTGGATTTCGAGGCTGCACGGTTTGGCTAACAG GCCTTTCTGGAGCTGGCAAGACAACCATTGGCTTTGCTCTGGAAGAGTACTTGGTCTCTCATGGCATCCCTTGCTATTCCCTGGATGGTGATAACGTTCGTCATGGCTTGAATAAAAACCTGGGTTTCTCGGCTGGGGACCGCGAGGAGAACATCCGTCGCATCGCAGAGGTGGCCAGGCTGTTTGCTGATGCTGGGCTTGTCTGCATAACTAGTTTCATTTCTCCTTTCACAAAG GATCGTCAAAATGCACGGAAAATTCATGAGGCAGCCGGACttcctttctttgaaatatttgtagATGCTCCTCTAAATATTTGTGAAAGCAGAGATGTGAAGGGCCTGTACAAAAAGGCAAGAGCTGGAGAGATCAAAG GATTCACAGGGATTGACTCAAAGTATGAGAAGCCTGAATCTCCTGAACTAGTCTTGAAAACGAATGTTGCGTCAGTGTCTGAATGTATTCAGCAGGTTGTGGAGCTCCTCCAAACACAA aaCATCGTGCCCCATGGCTCAATTAAGGATGTTCTTGAGCTGTTTGTACCTGAAAACAAACTTGATAGTGTCCGAGCTGAAGCAGAGATGCTGCCGTCCGTAGAGATCACTAAG CTGGATCTGCAGTGGGTGCAGGTGCTGGGCGAAGGCTGGGCCACTCCGCTGACCGGCTTCATGCGCGAGGCAGAGTACTTGCAAGTGATCCATTTTGGCACCCTGCTGAATG GAAGGAATCGCTCTGTAGCTG ACGGCGTAGTCAACCTGAGCATCCCGATCGTGCTGCCGATCTCCACGGACGACAAGAAGCGCCTGGAGGGCTGCGAGGCGCTGGCGCTCAGCTACGCGGGGCGGAGGGTGGCGGTCCTGAGGAGCCCCGAGTACTTCGAGCACCGGAAGGAGGAGCGCTGCGCCCGCGTCTGGGGCACCACCTGCGCGAAACACCCCCACGTCAAA ATGGTGATGGAGAGCGGAGACTGGCTGGTTGGCGGAGACCTCCTTGTGCTGGAGAGGATCAAATGGAACGATGGGCTGGACCAGTACCGCCTGACACCGCTTGCTCTCAAGCAGAAGTTCAGAGAAATGAACGCTG ATGCTGTCTTTGCATTTCAGCTGCGCAACCCCGTCCACAACGGGCACGCCCTGCTCATGCAGGACACACGGCGCCAGCTTTTGGAGAGGGGTTACAAAAACCCCGTGCTTCTCCTGCACCCCCTGGGAGGATGGACCAAAGATGACGATGTCCCGCTGGACTGGCGCATGAAGCAGCACGCAGCGGTGCTGGAGGAGCAAGTCCTGGACCCCAAGTCGACCGTCGTTGCCATCTTCCCCTCTCCCATGCTCTACGCCGGCCCCACGGAG GTGCAGTGGCACTGCCGGGCTCGCATGATTGCTGGGGCCAATTTCTACATCGTGGGGCGCGACCCTGCAGGCATGCCTCACCCCGAGACTAAGAAGGACCTCTACGAGCCCACACAGGGAGGAAAGGTCCTCAGCATGGCGCCAGGCCTGACCTCAGTGGAAATCATCCCCTTCCGGGTGGCTGCttacaataaactgaaaaaggCCATGGATTTTTATGACCCGAAAAG GCATGACGAGTTTGACTTCATCTCGGGAACACGCATGAGAAAGCTTGCTCGTGAAGGTGAAAACCCACCAGACGGCTTCATGGCCCCCAAAGCTTGGAAAGTCCTAACCACGTACTACCAGTCGCTGGAGAAGAAGAATTAA